The sequence below is a genomic window from Pirellulales bacterium.
TCCCGGCCGCGGTTGGTCGTCCCCCGTTATTCTCGAAAACCGTATCTGGCTGACCACCGCGCTCGATGACGGACATTCGTTGCGCGCGATGTGCCTCGACCGGACGACCGGCAACGTCCTGCACGATGTCGAGGTGTTCACAGTCGACGACCCGCAAAGCATCAATGCCAAGAACAGCTACGCCTCGCCCACTTCGTTGATCGAAGGGGACCGGCTGTGGGTTCATTTCGGAACATACGGCACCGCGTGCTTGGACAGCCGGACAGGTAAAACGCTGTGGACGAATCGTGAGTTGCAGGTCGATCACAAAGAGGGCCCCGGCAGCTCGCCGATCCTGGTCGGGGATTTGCTGGTCGTGCATTGCGACGGCATCGACGTTCAGTACATCGTGGCGCTCGATAAACGGTCGGGCCACATCGTCTGGAAGACCGATCGTACGGGCGCCAAGCATCCCGCGCCGGACCAGCGCAAGTCGTACTCGACACCGCTGGTGATCGAAGTCGCCGGCAAGAAGGAGATCGTCAGCACCGGCGCCGACCGCGCGTACGGCTACGACGTGGCGACCGGCATCGAGCTATGGCACATCGAATACGATGGCTTTTCGAATGTACCCAGACCGCTATTCGCCGATGGCCTGGTGATTATCGACACCGGTTACATGAAGCCGCAGTTGTGGGCGATCCGCCCTGACGGCTCCGGCAAACTGGCCGACAGCAACGTCGCGTGGCGCGTCAAGAACCAGGTGCCGGCCAACCCGTCCCCCGTGATCGTTGGTCAGAATCTATTCATGGTCAGCGATCAGGGAGTCGTCACCTGCCTGGATGTCGCCACTGGGAAAGAGCGATTCAAGTCGCGACTCGGAGGAAACTTCTCGGCCAGTCCGATTGCCGACGCCAGTCACATTTACCTTTTCTCCGAAGAGGGAGATAGCGTCGTATTGGAAGCAACCGACAAGCTGCACGAAGTGG
It includes:
- a CDS encoding PQQ-binding-like beta-propeller repeat protein, with amino-acid sequence MRFCLILCLAFAARIAAAGESWPQFRGPDGQGHTDAVGLATKWGEGENVNWKVPIPGRGWSSPVILENRIWLTTALDDGHSLRAMCLDRTTGNVLHDVEVFTVDDPQSINAKNSYASPTSLIEGDRLWVHFGTYGTACLDSRTGKTLWTNRELQVDHKEGPGSSPILVGDLLVVHCDGIDVQYIVALDKRSGHIVWKTDRTGAKHPAPDQRKSYSTPLVIEVAGKKEIVSTGADRAYGYDVATGIELWHIEYDGFSNVPRPLFADGLVIIDTGYMKPQLWAIRPDGSGKLADSNVAWRVKNQVPANPSPVIVGQNLFMVSDQGVVTCLDVATGKERFKSRLGGNFSASPIADASHIYLFSEEGDSVVLEATDKLHEVARNKLDGRIMASPAIAGKAMFMRTDTHLYRIEQTSDAAPSTAAR